The Candidatus Hamiltonella defensa 5AT (Acyrthosiphon pisum) DNA window TGTCAATTTGTATTTATTTTTTTTAAAAATAAAATTAAAAATTTATTCATTTTGTTATAAAAAATAATAATATTAATTATTTTTTAATCACTTTTTTTTCTAATTTTTTATCAGAAATCATTTTCTGGATAGATTTCAATCCGACTTTTATCCCTGCACTTTCAAGAGCCGATTTAATATCTTCTGAAACGTACCCTTTATTTAAAGCTAATTTGATTATTTGCGCCTTTAAATTTTGCAAGACATCGTCTTTATTTAGTCTTATATTTTTTAGGACAGGATATGTTTTGTTGAACCGCTTGCAAGCAAGCGTCCCAACAACCGTTCCCTTCGGTCACTAACAACCTGGTCAGGGCGGTGCCCCGACACCCCTGATTGGAAACTCCATGAGCCAAAGCGAAAAACGCCAAAGAACCCAATTATTATTGGGTATCCTATGTACTCCAGAAGAAAAAAAACTCATTCAAGAGAAGGCTGAAGCGTCTGGTTTAAGTGTGGGAGAATTTCTGCGCCGCTGTGCCCTGGGAAGACGCATTACTCCCAAAACTGATGTGAAACTTATCTCTGAATTATCAAAGACAGGACTGCTTCAAAAGCAGCTTTTTAACGAAGGAAAAGGGGTTCATAGCCAAGAGTACTCAGATATATTAGTGGCCTTAAAAAAGGCGATTTTGAAAATTGATTTTAAGGAATAAAGGATGGTCGTTGTCATTCCAAAAAAGCGCCGTGATGGAAAATCAAGTTTTCTTAAACTGGTGTTTTACCTCTCTTTCCGTGAAGATAATCCAGGTGATATTCCCGTGACCGCTGATGCTTTTTTTGACCGTCCTTCCACTTCTAAAATCGCGGTGTTTGATCGTTTAATTGATTATATTGATCGCCATGCTTCCCCTGAATCACAGCAGCTCATCACGCACCTACCCGATGGGAGTCATCGGATTCTTTGTGAAGGCGTTTTATGTCAAACGAACACGTTGAGTATTGAAACCGCCTCCTCTGAAATGAATGCGATGGCCTCGAATAATCGTCGTTGTCTCGATCCGGTTTATCATTTTATTTTGTCTTGGCCGGAAGAAGAAACACCTGAAGACAGTCACATTTTTGACAGTGCTTTGTTTTGTTTAAAGGAAATGGGGATGGTTGATCATCAGTATGTTTTTGCGATTCATCGTGACACCGATAACCTCCATTGTCATGTGGCGGCCAACCGTATTCATCCCCTTTCTTATCGTGCAGTGAACCTCTATAGCTAAACGACATAAGAATAGTTACATAATATGTTCTGAAAACAAGGTATTGATGTCGCATTGAAGTTCTCTTCTTTTTCTTTTAGCTTGAGCCCATGTGTGCTCAATAGGGTTGAACTCGGGCGAATAAGGAGGCAAATATTCAATAGAATGACCGGCGTTGAGAATGGCGTGTTGAATATCTTTTCGCTTGTGGAAAGAAGCGTTATCCATCATCATCACGCACGGATGAGGAAGAGCGGGTAGGAGCAGCTGAGTGACCCAGGCATAAAAAACATCGCTGTTAATGGAGCAGTTAAAGAGGCCCACCGCGATGAGAGTGACCCCTAATAAGGCACCAATGACGTTAGTGCGGCCCTTAGCCTGCCAATCGTGAGTCCCAAAACAGCGTTGACCTCGTGTAGCGTATCCGTAGAGGCGGGGCATATCGTGAGCAAAGCCGCTCTCATCGAGATAAACCAGAGATTTACCCTGCTTTTGATACCCCGCGATTTTTTCCTGGAACCCCTGTCGTGCCTCTTCGTTTGCCTTGGGATGACGCAGAG harbors:
- the mobA gene encoding plasmid mobilization protein MobA, whose product is MSQSEKRQRTQLLLGILCTPEEKKLIQEKAEASGLSVGEFLRRCALGRRITPKTDVKLISELSKTGLLQKQLFNEGKGVHSQEYSDILVALKKAILKIDFKE
- a CDS encoding relaxase/mobilization nuclease domain-containing protein yields the protein MVVVIPKKRRDGKSSFLKLVFYLSFREDNPGDIPVTADAFFDRPSTSKIAVFDRLIDYIDRHASPESQQLITHLPDGSHRILCEGVLCQTNTLSIETASSEMNAMASNNRRCLDPVYHFILSWPEEETPEDSHIFDSALFCLKEMGMVDHQYVFAIHRDTDNLHCHVAANRIHPLSYRAVNLYS
- a CDS encoding IS630 family transposase — translated: MKKTLRHPKANEEARQGFQEKIAGYQKQGKSLVYLDESGFAHDMPRLYGYATRGQRCFGTHDWQAKGRTNVIGALLGVTLIAVGLFNCSINSDVFYAWVTQLLLPALPHPCVMMMDNASFHKRKDIQHAILNAGHSIEYLPPYSPEFNPIEHTWAQAKRKRRELQCDINTLFSEHIM